In one Cygnus atratus isolate AKBS03 ecotype Queensland, Australia chromosome 14, CAtr_DNAZoo_HiC_assembly, whole genome shotgun sequence genomic region, the following are encoded:
- the LOC118256179 gene encoding protocadherin gamma-A10-like has translation MCPAREGRWGRRQRALLCCVLVAAWEAAWGQLRYSVPEELPKGSFVGDVAKDLALQLTAPRDRGARILDRGRTRYFALHANSGHLVTAERLDREQLCEGVQRCVLRCEVIVEGEMKVYEIEVEIMDINDNAPSFNEVLIDESMSELTAPGSRFPLAAAHDPDVGVNSLQSYELSGDEHFSLSVQAGADGEKRPELVLAKALDREEAAFHELVLRASDGGEPSRTGTARIRVSVLDANDNAPVFSQAVYAVRVPEDVPVGSTLLTLTATDADEGLNGNVKYSWQKLSTKASKIFHLDPETGSIRLVRSLDFEERNSYEMEVQARDGGGLFDTAVVAISVTDVNDNTPQLTVSSALSEISEDAPPGTVVALLHVQDRDSGANGEVRCSLVGDVPFRLRSSVGSYYSVVTARELDREEVSEYNVTVRAADGGSPSLRSSAVLALRVLDVNDNAPVFAEARYSARLAENNAEGALVLTVRARDADWGQNARVRYRLAEGRVRGAPLSSYVSVQAETGALYALRSFDYEEVREVGLWVRAEDGGAPALSSNVSVRLLIVDENDNAPQVLYPPAAAAGAAAGAVWTGVELAPRSAEPGALVAKVVAVDADAGQNAWLSYELAKATEPGLFRVGLHSGEVRTARSPLARDAPRHSLVVVVKDQGRPALSATATLTVVLAESVAELLSELGSAAAPAEPAGSLTRWLVLAVAAVSCLFLAFLLLLLALRLRRWRRSQLLPPASGALRGVPASHFVGIDGVRAFLHSYSHEVSLTADSRKSQRRWAADSCCNTLPARPPPDKAAPLLGEDAAGARGAQPDALPCDSL, from the coding sequence ATGTGCCCGGCGAGAGAAGGGCGCTGGGGCCGGAGGCAGCGAGCGCTGCTGTGCTGCGTGTTGGTGGCGGCGTGGGAGGCGGCGTGGGGGCAGCTGCGCTACTCGGTGCCCGAGGAGCTGCCCAAGGGCTCTTTCGTGGGCGACGTGGCCAAGGACCTGGCGCTGCAGCTGACGGCACCCCGCGACCGCGGCGCCCGCATACTGGACCGAGGTAGGACGCGGTATTTCGCTCTGCATGCGAACAGCGGCCACCTGGTGACGGCGGAGAGGCTAGATAGAGAGCAGCTGTGCGAGGGCGTGCAGCGCTGCGTGCTGCGCTGTGAGGTGATCGTGGAGGGCGAGATGAAAGTTTACGAGATCGAAGTGGAAATCATGGACATAAACGACAACGCACCAAGCTTCAACGAAGTTCTGATTGACGAGAGCATGAGCGAGCTGACAGCTCCAGGGTCGCGTTTTCCCCTGGCTGCGGCTCACGACCCGGACGTGGGAGTGAATTCCCTGCAGAGCTACGAGCTGAGCGGCGACGAGCACTTCTCGCTGTCCGTGCAGGCGGGAGCCGACGGCGAGAAGCGTCCCGAGCTGGTGCTGGCCAAGGCGCTGGACCGGGAAGAGGCGGCGTTTCACGAGCTGGTGCTGAGGGCGAGCGACGGCGGCGAGCCGTCGCGGACGGGCACGGCGCGCATCCGCGTGTCTGTGCTGGACGCCAACGACAACGCGCCCGTGTTCAGCCAGGCGGTGTACGCGGTTCGCGTGCCCGAGGACGTGCCGGTTGGCTCCACGCTCCTCACCCTCACGGCCACCGACGCCGACGAGGGACTCAACGGGAACGTGAAATATTCGTGGCAAAAACTTTCCACGAAAGCCTCGAAGATTTTCCACCTCGATCCCGAGACGGGATCGATCAGGCTGGTGAGGAGCCTGGACTTCGAGGAACGCAACTCCTACGAAATGGAGGTGCAGGCGAGGGACGGCGGTGGCCTTTTCGACACGGCTGTAGTTGCGATCTCGGTGACGGACGTGAATGACAACACGCCTCAGCTGACTGTGTCGTCGGCGCTTAGCGAGATCTCGGAGGACGCGCCGCCGGGGACGGTGGTGGCCCTGCTGCACGTGCAGGACCGGGACTCGGGCGCCAACGGCGAGGTGCGGTGCTCGCTGGTCGGCGACGTGCCGTTCCGCCTGCGGAGCTCGGTGGGCAGCTACTACAGCGTGGTGACGGCGCGGGAGCTGGACCGGGAGGAGGTGTCGGAGTACAACGTGACGGTGCGGGCGGCGGACGGCGGGTCGCCGTCGCTGCGGAGCAGCGCGGTGCTGGCGCTGCGCGTGCTGGAcgtgaacgacaacgcgccggTGTTCGCGGAGGCGCGCTACAGCGCCCGTCTGGCCGAGAACAACGCCGAGGGCGCGCTGGTGCTGACGGTGCGGGCGCGGGACGCGGACTGGGGGCAGAACGCGCGCGTGCGGTACCGGCTGGCGGAGGGGCGTGTGCGGGGCGCGCCGCTCTCGTCGTACGTGTCGGTGCAGGCGGAGACGGGCGCGCTGTACGCGCTGCGCTCCTTCGACTACGAGGAGGTGCGCGAGGTGGGGCTGTGGGTGCGGGCGGAGGACGGCGGCGCGCCGGCGCTGAGCAGCAACGTGTCGGTGCGGCTGCTGATCGTGGACGAGAACGACAACGCGCCGCAGGTGCTGTAcccgccggcggcggcggcgggggcggcggcgggcgcggtCTGGACGGGCGTGGAGCTGGCGCCGCGCTCGGCGGAGCCCGGCGCGCTGGTGGCCAAGGTGGTGGCGGTGGACGCGGACGCGGGGCAGAACGCGTGGCTGTCCTACGAGCTGGCCAAGGCGACGGAGCCGGGGCTCTTCCGCGTGGGGCTGCACAGCGGCGAGGTGCGCACGGCGCGCTCGCCGCTGGCCCGCGACGCGCCCAGGCAcagcctggtggtggtggtgaaggacCAGGGCCGGCCGGCGCTGTCGGCCACGGCCACGCTGACGGTGGTGCTGGCCGAGAGCGTGGCCGAGCTGCTCTCGGAGCTGGGCAGCGCGGCGGCGCCGGCCGAGCCCGCCGGCAGCCTGACGCgctggctggtgctggccgTGGCGGCCGTGTCCTGCCTCTTCCtcgccttcctgctgctgctgctggcgctgcgCCTGCGGCGCTGGCGCCGCTCGCAGCTGCTGCCGCCGGCCAGCGGCGCCTTGCGCGGCGTCCCGGCCTCGCACTTCGTGGGCATCGACGGCGTCCGCGCCTTCCTGCACTCCTACTCGCACGAGGTGTCGCTCACCGCCGACTCGCGCAAGAGCCAGCGGCGCTGGGCGGCCGACAGCTGCTGCAACaccctcccggcccggccgccgcccgaCAAGGCCGCGCCGCTGCTCGGGGAAGACGCTGCCGGCGCCCGCGGCGCACAGCCCGACGCCCTCCCG